The DNA region cgttaatgtttttctttattgctAACATCCAGACAGCATGTGAGGTACAAtacattcacttaaaaatgatGACAAGTGCTTCTATTGATATTAAGGATGGTACAGAATATGTGTATGAATCTGAGGTGGACTGTTTAATTCACACAGGGATGATTTATCTTTATCTTCTAGACATAAGTAACAACAGCAGACCCACTGATATTCTGGCTAGGCTCTGCTCTGATCAAGTTGTCCACCCTTTACAACTAAAGTATTGGCAATGACGGTGTGATAATAGCATATCCTTCATTGTGTAACATTGTTATTAAGATGCAAAAAGTGAAAGTCAGCTGACATATAACACAAGTTATTGGCAACAGCCAGAGCGAGCATGGCTGTTACTAAAATGTGCTGctctgagacagagaggagcaaACATCCCGAATCCCCAGCGTCATCATCTGGACTTTGTTCTTGTCGAttcctaaagaaaaaaaatatattagtCAATTgttaaaatcaataataatttgacattgtcttaaccctcctgttgtcctcgagtcaaggaaggaaggaaggaaggaaggaaggaaggaaggaaggaaagatggaaggatggaaggaaggaaaaaaggaaggaaggaaaggaaggaaggaaggaaggaaggaaggaaggaaggaaaggttggaaggatggaaggaaggaaaaaaggaaggaaggaaaggaaggaaggaaggaaggaaaggttggaaggaaggaaagatggaaggatggaaggaaggagggagggaaggaaggaaggaaggaaggaaggaaggaagaaaaggaggaaggaagggaggaaaggaaagaaggaagggaggaggaaaggaaggaaggaagaaaaggagggaggaaggaagggaggaaggaaggagggaaggaaggaaggaagaaaaggaggcaggaaggaagggaggaaggaaggagggaaggaaggaaggaaggagggaggaaggacagacggaaggaaagaagggaggaaggaaagaaggaacagtcaaaacagacggggtcaatttgacccgggaggacgacacaagggttaaacaCTCACCACCATTAAATGGCCATTCTTTGCCCTGTAGACCATTGACTCCTGACCGCTCTTGAAGTCAACAAACCCCTCTCTGCCAGGCTGGATGTCAAATCGCACACTGCagataataataacatgtttgaattgGATCATTTGTTGGTCAtagtgttttaatttaaatctaGTTATATAAAATCCTGATTCTGTACCTGCCCTGGACCACTTTGATGTAGTTCTGCTTGTTGGCAATAACACTCAGCTTAGTCAgggcctcaaacaggaagtcacacTGCAGGACCAGATCTCCCTGAAAGAACAAAAGTTATCAGTCCTGCAAATGTTAgatataatgattttttttatttatccctTAAATGTTAAACTGGCAGTTTagagattaaaaaagacaaaacactggCACTGTAGACACCAGTCTGTCGATCCACCCACCTTTTGCTTGATGTCATCGCACATAACGTGAAGGATCAAGAAGTTGTCACTCAGGTTGCTGACCGACACACCTGTAAAGAAGGAGtcttctttaacctttgtgtcgtcctcccgggtcaaattgaccccgtctgttttgactgttccttctttcctcccttccttccttctgtctgtccttcctccctccctccttctctctttccttccttccttctgtccttccttctttcctctgtccttctttccttccttcctcttttcctttctccctccctccttctttctttcctccctcctttccttccttcttcctcccttccttctttccttcctccctcctttccttccttcttcctccattccttcctccctcctttccttcattctacctccgttccttccttcctccctcctttcattccttctttcctccttccttccttcctccgtccttccttccttgactcaaggacaacactAGGGTTAAAGGCTTAAAGCTTACATTTCAAACTTGTGTGTAGCTTTCCCTATCGATAATGATATTTGTTACCTTTCAGAGAAGTGTAATCTATCCGCTGCTTGATCTTGGCCTCTTCAACCAGGTAGACGGCTTCCTGGGTGAAGATGAGCTGCCGGAGTCGAGGCCTGAACCCGTTCCTGTCGTACTTCACCACCGGCACACTGTACTGTGGGAGGGAGACACACAAGTTCAgagtggataaaaaaaaggacaaaggaAGGTCCAGTGTTAGTTTACCTTGATGTGCTCGTGCCGAATCATCTGAAGTACTTTGATGCTTATGTCTTCCACAccttaacagaaaaaaacagatatatgatatattattagGATAATGTCATTTTCCTCATAATAACTTCATAACAAGATCATAATAATCCTGGAGGCTTGCCTATCCTTGTGTCCAGGAATGGTCTGCACACACTGAACgggtagttttctttttttcctttgaaCATGGAGCTGGTCTGTTCTTTTAAcagaagctggaaacagagaCAATATGATgatgagataagataaactTCTTCCTGAAGGAAATGTATCTGGCACTGAAACATTGCCCACAAACTACCTCCAAAGTtaatttaaccttcctgttgtcctcgagtcaaggaaggaaggaagggaggaagaaggaaggaaaggagggagggagggaggaaggaaggagagaaggaaagaagggaagaagaaggagggaaaggagggaggaaggaaggaaggaaaggaggaaaaaggaagggaaggaaggaaggaaggaaaggagggagggaaggaagaaggaagaaaaggagggaggaaggaaggaaggagcgaaggaaagaagggaagaagaaggagggaaaggagggaggaaggaaggaaggaaaggaaggagggaggaaggaaggaaggagggaaggaaagaaggaaggaaagcagggaggaaggaaggaaggaaaggagggaggaaggaaagttggagggacggaggaaagaaggaaggaaggagtgagggaggaaagaaggacagaaggaagggaaggaaggaacgaaggaaagaaggacagaaggaaggaaggaacagtcaaaagagacggggtcaatttgacccgggaggacgggAGGATGGTTAAATGATTTGGATGTATTTTGAGTGAATGCATTGTAATTCTTATACTAATGTTTGTAACTTTGTGTATGAAAGACGGGATTTTACCTGTGCTTTCCTTTGTGGAGTGATTCCTCTAACGTACTTCTGTACCATGTGGCGAATGTAGAGCTTCTTCAGAAAATGGGAGGCCTACAAAAGGGTTTTACATGAGCTGTTTGATTTTACACTTTTAGAGAGTACAGACATTACCAAACATTTGCCCAATTAACCTGAAAATAAAGTGTCTCACACCTCTTTCATTATAGGTGGAGGGGTTAGCCAAGAGTCCTTCTCCAGGACTGTTTTGGGAAGGTTTTCCCTCAGCCGAGTGAGGTAGTTGTGCCTCACATACGCCAGGTACTCACGGTTGTCAGTGCAGGCTGGCTGATTTCTGGTTATGAAACCTTTAATGAATCTAGAACAGATCAACAAAATTCAGGTAAGAACAGGTAAGCTCAGTCTCAGTCGCCATCGTTTCCACTAAACCGTCAAACACTCATTGTCATCACTTCTCATCTCTTAAACTTACTTCTTGATGACTTTGACAGCCCAtgccctcttttctctctcctttctagCCATCATACCTCTCCAGCAGTTCTCGATCTTAGTGGCTGTTAGATAATGCAAGGTAACAAACAGTAATATGTTAAATTCACCGACATGTAATCAAGAGAATCATCTTTTTGCCTATAAACAAATTTGCGTTTTGCATTTTAACACCAACCTGCCTCTCGCTGTTTCATGAAGTCTCCTTTCACCCTGTAACCTTTGTACTTGGCCTGAATTCTTGTTGCTGCAACAATGATAGTGAACTAGTGAATAGTGAAGAGTAATATTATGGTTTTCCAACATTTCAACTGAATTTACAGAGCCATGCCTCACCTAGCTTATGTTTGCAGACCTGAAAAGCATCCTCTGTTGCAAACAGAGTTCTGGGGTGGCGGATGAAAATTTTTGTCCTTAAAGGGGAAAGATACAAACAAGACAATCGTATTAGAATCGATTCCAGGTGAACCAGCACCTATATGACACCGATCCATTAACATCTACCTACCTGCCCATCTTGTACTCATCAGGTTTGTAGCCCAAGTGTTTGATCAGGCACCGCACACCTTCTGCAGCAGTACCTTTCCAGTTGGGCCAGGTGTCTGGACACAGAGGCTTGTACCTGAGCACATTCAGAACACCACACAATCAAACACAGCAAAGTGCTCAAggcaaaaatgacaaacatgccAAATATCTTCTGcaagaaatgtttttgtgcatttgtggGATGTTTGATTTTCTACCTCTGGAGGAAGATCTCATATTTGCGGCGGTAAGCAAACCCGGCACGCCTGACCCTCAGGTGTTCCATCAGACCCAGGTACTTCACCTGATGTCTCACCAACACATCATCAAATCGTCCTGCAGGAAACACAGTAGTGCTTCTGTTCATGTGCTTGCTGAACATAcatgtatagtatatatattacTCGACAAAGCTTGGCTGAAGCTCtaatatatgggtcaatgacgtattcggattttaaaataataaaaacaagcatatctaatgcagtagttcaaacattcagaatgttgtgtacctgaagatccatattatacattgaaagtgattttagttgagggtttttcaagattaattggcactggccttaaaaaaagtcatgtggtgcgaccatgattcatcttgaaatatcttatataaatagaagatcatcatttacaaaaatgtaaaaaaaaaaaaaatgcaaatactttgtttccaaacactttatattactgaaaacttgtaaaaaaaaatatgtgaagcgtgttaagtaaattaatttatttcaagatgaatcatggtcgcaccacatgacttttttttaaggccagtgcctattaatcttgaaaaacccactaaaatcacttaatttcaaatttataatatgaatattcaggtacacaacattctgaatgtttgaactactgcattagatatgcttgtttttattattctaaaattgagttgttgtaaatccttatacgtcattgacccatttacAGAAGTGGAGAATGTCTATACAAGACCTCACCTGGCTGTTTGGCTTCATTGGGTTTAATGCAACGGACATACCAAGGCTCCTTTGACATTAAGATCTCGGTCAAGCCCACCAGACTGCTCTTGAACTGAGTCACCACCTGAAAATGGCAGGAATATGACTACCAACtgtttgttctttgtatttctGTAAATAATAACATCAGTGAGTCATTTGAAAACATTCTTACAGTTTCAGGTCTCCTCTTGCTGTCTGGTTCAGTAGAAGGAAAACAGTGTTTGATAATAGCATTTTTGGACTGTCGCATGACcttaaaaagagaaatgcatCCATTTCAGCAACTgacaatgtataaaaaaaacaataaatcaaattataaaatgttcaaGGAATCGCCTTTTAATCTAAATGAATTGAAATTACCTCTTTTCCATTTCGATACAGGAGATCATTGTTTTTGTCCAAGAATCCTGAAAGTTTTGAAAAAAGAGTAACTTCATTTAAACAGCCACATATTATACAGCTTACACTATAAATGTGGAAGTATTTCAAGTTCAATTATCTTTTAATGAGTATAAAAGCAACAATATTTCATTGTTGAAGTTATGTCTCACCAACTACACAGTATGTAACCTCGCCAGCGTAGTGTAACAGGCGGAAGTCTCCTCTATCCAGTGTTTTCCTCGTTTTCTGATCTGCAAGTTTatgtctggggggggggggttgtgaaGGTTAGTGTCTGTTATATGAGAGAGTCTTGCAGGTCTTGCTGCTGGGTCATATTCCTTCACCATGTGCATGTAAcgtatattttttttgtaaagcagAAGTGAAGAACTCACGTGACAAAATGAGGGTGACCGCCaatcttttcctccatcttttccaGGAAGGTGAGATCTGTGGCCTCTCCGGGGCGTAAACATTCCTCGTCCTAGAAGAGGACAAGCATGAGTAActcagcattgttttttttattattattgtttgtcttttcGAAGAACCATAACTCAATCACGTCTTTACCAATAACGGTATGATTCCTCTGTGTTTCTCCTCCACAAGGTCACAGATTATCTTGTTGTTGAAAAATGGCACTGGTTCccactgtgtatgaaaaaaaaggtgaattaTTACATTCTTATACCGCACATGTTTATAGGATTGTGAGACCAAAATGTCAGGCAGTAGTAAGTAATAAAAGTGCTTATTACTTCAATCCCTTCCATCTCGTACTCCTCCTGCTCCGACTTCAGGGTCAGCTGGATGAaaagctgctgcagcttctcgtTGCAGTAGTTGATGCAAAACTGCTCGAAGCTAAAATAAATCACAGGTGTTGCCAGCGCTGGATTATTCATTTCACCCATTGAAGAATCGGCTCATCTATATATAAGTTCTCACCTGTTCACGCTGAAAACCTCGAACCCATAGATGTCCAGTAGACCGATTATTGTCTTCCTGGAGGAATCCTACGTATAATTTACACAGACATCATACATTCAGGTTTTTAAATGTACATGGATTATGTGCAGGCCTCTCTGAAGAAATTCAAGCTCATGTTACTTTAAAACAATAGAATTACATTATGGAAAGAAAATCAGTCCAAAAAGCTTGATGTGCTGTTTCCAGAATTGGATTTTTCATACTCACCATGACTCAAATTGCTGCTTCAAGCTTACTAAACTCTAGATACCACacctttttccacttttctaTGAGATTGATGAGACAGGTTTGGCTGGGCATGATTAAAAAGATTACTTCTTTCTATATTGTTTACTCACCTGGTTAGCTAATGATTCATTGATCTTGTTCACCAGCCAGTTGAAAGTGCGGCCATAGATGGCTTTGGCAAGAGCATCCCTGGCGTAAACAGCGTGGTCCACAGAGAAGGGACTTAACACCTTTAACATCAGAAAAAggcagatatttaaaaaaaaatcagcataacaaataacatattttattacatgaattaaataaaaagcaacCAAGTCACCTCCTCGGTTTTGGCCTCAATCTTCCTGTGGGTTAAGCCCTGTTGTAGCACCTGAGCAGGAATCCCCAGCAACTGCAAGGCAAAACTGGACATGTAACACCAGCTCTCTCTCCCTGGCCTCCATCAGGAAGTTGCATGAAGATAGACAAACAATTTTCTTTAGTTCTAACCTTTGACACCCAGTGCATCTCTTGGTTGTTGTTGAGAGTTGCGTATCCTCGAGCATCTGCGTTAAACTTGACATTTCCCAAGTGGAGCACGCTGGCAATAATTCCAAAAAGCAGCTGCATTACACCAGGAGAGAAATAGTTTATGAATTACCAGTAAAATGTGTAAAGATAAaggttttgtttcattttaatttgcacACCTCACCTCAATATCACTCTCACCGAACTCAATGACAGAGAGGGCTTTCCGCACCATCTTCCAATCACTTTTATCATTGATGGAGCTCACTTTGGCACAATCGCCCTGGAGGAGACaaagaataaaatcaatttctgaAGGTTTTTGTTGCaccagataaaaaaaagtttttttccacCGACCTGCACCAGGTAACTGTAGTGTTGGCAGTTTCTCTCCAGGCCAAGCCAGCGGAGTAGATCTTCCTCTCCGCCCTCCACCAGCTGGTAAAAGATGTGGAAGTTTCTCTCTCCGTGGTTCTGATGGACCACACGTGACTTCTCCAGCAAGTAACTGAGGATATGACCACCAACTGCACCGCCCTGAGGGAGAAAGCGAATCCATAACCCGACTTCATATTGACATTGTTGTCCACATTTGTAATAATGAGGTTATTTCAGTCCACCTGGTGGTCGAATTGGATGTCCATGTATTTCCCAAAGCGGCTTGAGTTGTCATTCTTCAGGGTTTTGGCATTTCCGAAAGCCTGGAGgatataaaagaaataaaatttAACAATGGGCAAAAAACAATACACAGATCCATTTTTATGACGCTGACCTCAAGCACTGGATTGGAGAGAAGCAATCTGTCTCGGATGTTGTTGAGGAGTTTGGTGCTTGGACAGCTGACAGCATAGAATTGCAGGATTTTCTTGGAGGCCTCGGTCTTGCCGGACCCACTCTCCCCCGAGATTAGGATGAAGTGGTTGTTGAACTCAGACAGCATGGTGCGGAAAACGTTGTCTGCCAGCGCATAACTGGGAGTACAACGACGGGTCAAATTCAGTCTGCTTTTAAAATTCAGACTTTGACTTTGTTGGCATCTCACATCTACATTTTTGTCCAGAACATACTGTTGCATTCAACATATACTCTTGTAtgcgggtcaatgacgtattaggattttcaacaactcaattttagaataataaaaacaagcatatctaatgcagtagttcaaacattcagaatgttgtgtacctgaaaattcatattataatttgaaagtgattttagtgggtttttcaagattaattggcactggccttacaaaaagtcatgtggtgcgaccatgattcatcttgaaatatcttatataaataaaagatcatcatttacaaaacattttttaaaatgcaaatactttgtttccaaacactttatattactgaaaacttgtaaaaaaaaaaaaaaagatgtgaagcgtgttaagtaaattaatttatttcaagatgaatcatggtcgcaccacatgactttttttaaggccagtaccaattaatcttgaaaaacccactaaaatcacttagtttcaaatgtataatatgaattttcaggtacacaacattctgaatgtttgaactactgcattagatatgcttgtttttattatgctaaaattgagttgttgcaaatccttatacgtcattgacccatatgcaACATTTCTCAAAACTACCTATTGCCCAAGCatagtattttctttttctttttaaacttacaTATGAGGTGGCAGTTCAAAGAAGTTTACACCCATGTAGGTATCCATTTGCTTCTTGCTGTAGATGTCCAACTCTTTATACGGGTTGACTGACACCAGTAGTGTCCCTATGTAGGTCTGcagagaaagacaagaaaagcaAGGCATCGTCATCACCTCTTGCACATGTGCTTTCCGGCCTGTTATttcataaatcatgtttttttacttCAACATTACATGGCATTAAAAAAAGGCTTCCTGCAGTGTGGTATCTATGTATCACTCCACTGATAAGTAATTTTGTCCTTCTTATCAAAAGCAATAAGTTTGGTTAATCACTTGTCATGACCTCACAGACAGCGATGACCTTTACAGTGCTCACTCTGCAAATGAAAAGAACAGGAGCTGCTGTTTCAGCAACACAAGGTGCCAGATTCAGCAGAAGGGAACACAGCATTAGGACCTTGTTGGGTTGAAGGTTGGGGGCACGAAGCTTAAttagagtgagagaaagagcgTGTCTGGTTATCCAGaatgacaccacacacacaggaaagacTCACGTAAATTAGATTCTCATGGAAGCGTTTCCGCAGGTTGTCCAGGAAGGCACTCTCACTCGTGTAGGCGTCCAGGAGAACAAAATCCTGGATGCCCACGCGATCCCGGGCTGTCAGGGAGGCCTCCATGTTCCTCAGGATCTGGTTACACCGCTCATCCAGGCTCTGTGCCCAAGCAGGAAAACATAAGTAACATGTTAAGGAAGCAAGGCATCAAAACAAAATTATGTACCAGGAAAAAACTGTATTATGCATTTTATGAGACGTTGATGGTGCAAATGAATTGctctttctgacatttttgttatttttggccCAGTTCTCCCCTCTGTTAAGACCAGGCCTACCATTTATGTCCTGTTTTCCTCAAAagttatctttttttgttgagtttgtCACCACCCATGAACACATAGAATATATATTTCCCAGAAGGCAACTCATTTCCTGCCTGTTTTCCCTATATCTGTTGGTGGCCTTGGCTACATCCTTTATGTTCATGACAAATATAAATTCATCCGGCACTATCTAATCTGCTTCTGTGTTCTCTAAAGAGCCATCCGTCATGTTTGTGACaaggaaacagagaaaacactAAATACTCCACCTGCactctttttaaaatgacaattcaTTCACAACAGGCTTCAACAGTCAGtgatacaaatataaaattaacTGAGGTAAATAATCCAGAAGTAATCATGTTCATTATGCATAAACACAGGATGTTTTCCgctatttaaaaatacaacaactgAAGATGTGCAGGAAGGAAAATAATCGGAAAACTCATTGCACTTTAATTACGATGCTATGAAAGGGCCACGCGGCATTATGCTTCAGTAGTTTGGCTCTCGTCACTGCCGAATTGAGTGGTCACCAAGTTGAAGTAAATGACActcacagaaaatgtgttgctCTACCGACACAGCAGGAAATTTACAGCAAAATGTCACAATAAATCACATCCTGAAAACCCACATATGATCAATAAAATTGTTCAACAAAATTTTGCGGGAGAAAAAGTGTAAAAGAAAGTAAACCTACCCTGAAGGTCCCTGACGTGTGTGTGCCTCAGTACCCTTTTTCTCAACTAAACATCTGGTTTTATTGAAGGGGAAAGGACAGTATGGTATGACAGGAAACACTGATAGATTGCAGTCTCTACTTCCTTCAATAGGAAACCATTAATAATGTAGTGAATGTACAACGAAAGGAAGCAAATCTcattctaaaaatgtatttgtgaatgtgtgtgtgtgtgtgtgtgagttgtttttttgggtttgtaGAGATAAGTTAGATGTTTCCTGAGCACATACTGTACGTACAATATCCTTAGCGTTATGGTGTCTACACTTCACATCATtttctaatatgtttttttttcttttttcagaataattattttaaaatcaaaatcacagGAAGGAAAATGTTAGGAATTAAATTTCCTTATGCAGTTTCCAAAAGGGAAATAGAGCagttttttacacacacacacacacacacacacacacacacacacacacacacacacacacacacacacacacacacacacattattttgcACAACATGTTAGGGGAAAGCTATTTTTGTTGaatcaagaaaacaagaaattaCTGATCAAATTATGCTTAACACTAAACAACTAAATCACAATCACATCCACTTTAACAGAATATCACTATAAGGCTTCATGTCTGGAGGCCATgccagaaaaaaagattatttgttATTCTCcatgatgttattttatgtaaaaaaactATTTGTGAATACTCAAACATCTGCACTCCATGTTACAACTCACACTGTAATTTCATAAATAAGCCttatattcactctccttttagctcttttttggtctccaccaactttatactgtattatactgtatatacaaaatgtaaaaatcaaatgaGTCAGTTTTACATTCAGTGGCCCAAACACAATACAGATATGACTGGGAGGCAAATTCATCAAATGTTAAGCAACAAAGGAGAGAACACCATTGACAGGAAGCTTGTTTCCTCCAAAACTTAAAATGTTGACTTCATAACTGTCAGTAAGTAACTGTTCTGACCTGGATTCTGTTGTCAAAGCCCCATGAATTGAATCTCAAACGCTCTGGCCTCTTGTTGGCACGCTGTGGGTGTCTTTGTGAGCAGGCTATTGGCCGGGCACTGAGCACTGGGCACTGAGATTTTCTGCCATTCAAAGGAAACGTGACCTCGGCTAAACACCTGACAGATGCAAAACAATACTATGCTGTAACGGGATGGACACAAGGTAAGAGGTGACTCTTCTTCACagcattttcatttaatgttaACTTGACGGTGCAGTCAGCCTTTAAGATTTCATGGCAATAATAAGAACCTTTAATCCCCATAAACAAAACAAGGTCACACTTACAAAGTAACACacaaaagtacaaaatgaacaattacagcaaacatcaaattttgatgtcAGGCTGCAGCGGAAGAGGAAAGTCTATCTGACCCAGAGACCATCACCTGAGAGGGCGCTCCATTGTCCCTGTCTATCCAGTATGGTGCAGGATCCTGTTACGCAGCCACAAAGTGGCAGTTAGGCTCCTGAAAGAGATAGCACTCCTCGTGGGCCATTGACTGACACCATACATTACCCAGGGCAACTCACATTTAGGGGGCTCCAGGTGTCTAGAGAAACCTGACCATCACAGACCTCCATCACACCAGTAGAGTACAGTACCTCCTTTGTTGCTACTGTTTCACACAAGCATACCATGATATGTTGATATGTTGGCTATCCTGATAATAGCCTAAAATGTGTTGCATCCCCAGAAAAAATAAGTTAGCCTTAACTTAGAGGGACTACAGTCAATACTTTTTAATGATAAACATGTAATGAACCTGCAGATAATTATCACCTGACTATGTACAGTAGCTCCTCATGGCTTTGTGAAGCTTATACCAAATTTCAGCTCATTGTCAAACTGTCCGACtgcaactttaatgttttggatCTATTCCACACTGAATGGGAAACATTTAGCATCTATCTGGTGAAAacaatggagcatttagcagctacaaAGCCAGATGTTTCCCCCAGGTAGTGaccaaaaacaaagctaaaggagagtaaatattgttatatattattcATGAGGTGgactgaaacacaacacaacaatgaAAATTGATGTTAATATTGTTCTGTAACTGCTGGATATGTAAATAATATCATTACGTGCACTACTTGTTTCCCCTATGTAGCCAAAGAAATAATAATGCAGGCTTAAAGCAGCAATAATACATTATTGTGGCCACTTGGGGGcttcagaaaaaatatataaatattattaccTTCTAGATAATAAAGTTATTGTTGGGAAactgttagcaaacagttgcttatttacacatctggAGTCATGGTTTTGGCTACCTGGAAAAGTAAgcccaatattcactctccttttagctctttttttggtctccaccaactttTGAGGGAGCTGCTTTTAGCTGCTTCAC from Scomber scombrus chromosome 15, fScoSco1.1, whole genome shotgun sequence includes:
- the LOC133995789 gene encoding unconventional myosin-Ih-like, whose protein sequence is MEASLTARDRVGIQDFVLLDAYTSESAFLDNLRKRFHENLIYTYIGTLLVSVNPYKELDIYSKKQMDTYMGVNFFELPPHIYALADNVFRTMLSEFNNHFILISGESGSGKTEASKKILQFYAVSCPSTKLLNNIRDRLLLSNPVLEAFGNAKTLKNDNSSRFGKYMDIQFDHQGGAVGGHILSYLLEKSRVVHQNHGERNFHIFYQLVEGGEEDLLRWLGLERNCQHYSYLVQGDCAKVSSINDKSDWKMVRKALSVIEFGESDIELLFGIIASVLHLGNVKFNADARGYATLNNNQEMHWVSKLLGIPAQVLQQGLTHRKIEAKTEEVLSPFSVDHAVYARDALAKAIYGRTFNWLVNKINESLANQDSSRKTIIGLLDIYGFEVFSVNSFEQFCINYCNEKLQQLFIQLTLKSEQEEYEMEGIEWEPVPFFNNKIICDLVEEKHRGIIPLLDEECLRPGEATDLTFLEKMEEKIGGHPHFVTHKLADQKTRKTLDRGDFRLLHYAGEVTYCVVGFLDKNNDLLYRNGKEVMRQSKNAIIKHCFPSTEPDSKRRPETVVTQFKSSLVGLTEILMSKEPWYVRCIKPNEAKQPGRFDDVLVRHQVKYLGLMEHLRVRRAGFAYRRKYEIFLQRYKPLCPDTWPNWKGTAAEGVRCLIKHLGYKPDEYKMGRTKIFIRHPRTLFATEDAFQVCKHKLATRIQAKYKGYRVKGDFMKQREAATKIENCWRGMMARKEREKRAWAVKVIKKFIKGFITRNQPACTDNREYLAYVRHNYLTRLRENLPKTVLEKDSWLTPPPIMKEASHFLKKLYIRHMVQKYVRGITPQRKAQLLLKEQTSSMFKGKKENYPFSVCRPFLDTRIGVEDISIKVLQMIRHEHIKYSVPVVKYDRNGFRPRLRQLIFTQEAVYLVEEAKIKQRIDYTSLKGVSVSNLSDNFLILHVMCDDIKQKGDLVLQCDFLFEALTKLSVIANKQNYIKVVQGSVRFDIQPGREGFVDFKSGQESMVYRAKNGHLMVESTRTKSR